One genomic region from Skermania piniformis encodes:
- a CDS encoding 2-oxo-4-hydroxy-4-carboxy-5-ureidoimidazoline decarboxylase, translating to MHKGIGLAEFNALPPGRAVHALYECCGNVTWARKIAAARPFASQAELIRLAERELTALSPGDLERAFPGPVPDPETVAELGRHRLAWMLGPADGYPEY from the coding sequence ATGCACAAGGGAATCGGCCTCGCAGAGTTCAACGCCCTGCCGCCGGGCCGAGCCGTACACGCGCTCTACGAGTGCTGCGGCAACGTCACCTGGGCTCGCAAGATCGCCGCGGCCCGCCCGTTCGCCAGCCAGGCCGAGCTGATCCGGCTGGCCGAACGGGAACTGACCGCACTGTCGCCGGGTGACCTGGAACGCGCCTTTCCCGGCCCGGTGCCCGACCCGGAAACGGTCGCCGAACTCGGTCGGCACCGGTTGGCCTGGATGCTCGGTCCGGCTGACGGGTATCCGGAGTACTGA
- a CDS encoding YbaK/EbsC family protein: protein MRRQLHPDASHVADTLIARGHHGVIVNQERPTRTAAAAAAVLAVEIGAIIRSLVFLLDDDPVLLLISGAHEAHLDRTGNRLGGTLTYASTSMAEQVTGQSIAGTAPLGHPTNLPTYLDNALSRYPELWAAGGYPDTVFRTTFRELVRITAGLAIDVD, encoded by the coding sequence ATGCGGAGGCAGCTGCACCCGGACGCATCGCACGTTGCCGATACCCTCATCGCCCGCGGCCACCACGGCGTCATCGTCAACCAGGAGCGACCCACCCGCACCGCCGCCGCCGCCGCGGCTGTGCTCGCGGTCGAGATCGGCGCCATCATCCGATCGCTGGTGTTCCTGCTCGACGACGATCCGGTACTGCTCTTGATCTCCGGGGCCCACGAGGCGCACCTCGACCGCACCGGCAACCGGCTCGGCGGCACGCTGACCTACGCGTCGACCAGCATGGCCGAGCAGGTCACCGGCCAGTCGATCGCGGGGACCGCGCCGCTGGGACACCCGACCAACCTGCCCACCTACCTCGACAACGCACTGTCGCGATATCCCGAGCTGTGGGCCGCCGGCGGCTACCCTGACACCGTGTTCCGAACCACATTCCGTGAACTTGTCCGGATCACCGCCGGCCTCGCCATCGATGTCGACTGA
- a CDS encoding MDR family MFS transporter: MSTSTPAERDLPAQFSHREILVILSGLILGMLLAALDQTIVATAIRTIADDLDGYSMQAWVTTAYLVTATLATPLYGKLSDLYGRKPFFMASISIFILGSLLCSLSQSMYQLAAYRAFQGLGAGGLMSLALTIMGDIVSPRERARYQGYFLAVFGTSSVIGPVLGGLLAGQAAILGITGWRWVFLVNVPLGLVALVVVYRVLHLPRPAKRDGRVDWWGALALAIGIVPLLIVAEQGREWGWGSAGSIACYVIGAAGIAAFVAIERSMGAAALIPLRLFNNNTFALGVAISVVIGAAMFGGISLIPQYLQVVRGSSPTIAGLQMLPLVLGLMLGSVLSGQVISRTGRYRMFPLSGGVLLALGLFLLHYVTADSHLWLVMIFMAITGLGLGNMMQPLVLAMQSASPAKDMGVATSASTFFRQIGGTLGVAVFLSILFSHAGPDIGRELQAAGTDPTFQRAVLDATHSTDAAEAALANGLATGNPAAAQGVLSDSSVIQQLSPILAHPFKAGFADAMSTVFLTVSVVALIGLIMVLFWKEVPLRNASGLQAAAAEREQESAGR, translated from the coding sequence GTGAGCACCTCCACTCCCGCGGAGCGGGATCTCCCGGCGCAGTTCAGCCACCGAGAGATCCTGGTGATCCTGAGCGGCCTGATCCTGGGCATGCTCCTCGCCGCACTGGATCAGACGATCGTCGCGACCGCGATCCGGACGATCGCCGACGATCTCGACGGCTACTCGATGCAGGCGTGGGTGACGACCGCCTATCTGGTCACCGCAACGCTGGCCACGCCGCTCTACGGCAAGTTGTCCGATCTGTACGGCCGCAAGCCGTTCTTCATGGCGTCGATCTCGATCTTCATCCTCGGGTCGCTGCTCTGTTCGCTGTCCCAGTCGATGTATCAGCTCGCGGCGTATCGCGCATTCCAGGGCCTGGGCGCCGGCGGGTTGATGTCGTTGGCGCTGACCATCATGGGCGACATCGTCTCGCCCCGGGAACGGGCGCGGTACCAGGGCTACTTCCTCGCGGTTTTCGGTACGTCGAGCGTCATCGGCCCGGTCCTGGGTGGTTTGCTCGCCGGTCAGGCCGCCATTCTGGGGATCACCGGCTGGCGGTGGGTGTTTCTGGTGAACGTGCCGCTCGGGTTGGTCGCGCTGGTCGTGGTGTATCGGGTATTGCACCTGCCGCGCCCGGCCAAGCGCGACGGCCGGGTGGATTGGTGGGGTGCGCTGGCGTTGGCGATCGGTATCGTCCCGCTGTTGATCGTGGCCGAACAGGGGCGGGAATGGGGTTGGGGGAGTGCGGGATCGATCGCCTGTTATGTGATCGGGGCGGCCGGCATAGCGGCTTTCGTCGCGATCGAGCGGTCGATGGGCGCTGCGGCGTTGATCCCGTTGCGGCTGTTCAACAACAACACGTTTGCGCTCGGCGTGGCCATTTCGGTGGTGATCGGTGCGGCGATGTTCGGCGGTATCTCGTTGATCCCGCAGTACCTGCAGGTGGTACGAGGGTCCAGCCCGACGATCGCCGGCCTGCAGATGTTGCCGTTGGTCCTCGGCCTGATGCTGGGCTCGGTGTTGTCCGGTCAGGTCATCTCGCGCACCGGCCGCTATCGGATGTTCCCCTTGTCCGGCGGTGTCCTGCTCGCGCTCGGCTTGTTCCTGTTGCACTATGTGACCGCGGACTCGCACCTCTGGCTGGTGATGATCTTCATGGCGATCACCGGACTGGGACTCGGCAACATGATGCAGCCGCTGGTGCTGGCGATGCAGAGTGCGTCCCCGGCGAAGGACATGGGCGTGGCGACCTCGGCCTCGACCTTCTTCCGGCAGATCGGCGGCACCCTCGGCGTTGCGGTCTTCCTGTCGATCCTGTTTTCCCACGCCGGCCCGGACATCGGCCGGGAACTGCAGGCCGCCGGCACCGACCCGACGTTCCAACGGGCGGTTCTCGACGCGACGCACAGCACCGATGCGGCCGAGGCCGCGCTGGCCAACGGCCTCGCAACCGGCAATCCGGCGGCCGCGCAGGGGGTGTTGTCGGACAGCTCGGTGATCCAACAGTTAAGCCCGATTCTGGCGCACCCGTTCAAGGCCGGCTTCGCCGACGCCATGTCGACGGTGTTCCTCACCGTCAGCGTGGTCGCACTGATCGGGCTGATCATGGTGCTGTTCTGGAAGGAGGTCCCGCTGCGTAACGCGAGTGGCTTGCAAGCGGCCGCGGCCGAGCGAGAGCAGGAGTCGGCGGGGAGGTAA
- a CDS encoding Pls/PosA family non-ribosomal peptide synthetase, whose product MSTRDAAPPPESGRHTIPAELSRSTAAPPARTLVDILHATAARHPDAPAIDDGTVSLSYAELLDALTTETERLFRAGVRPGDRVGVRMPSGSHRLYLTILAILHAGAAYVPVDADDPAERAALVFGEAQVAAVVTDTGVTGGRAGRAGTIRAPTPADDAWVIFTSGSTGTPKGVAVTHRSAAALVDAEARLFHTDEPLGPGDRVLAGLSVAFDASCEEMWLAWRHGACLVPAPRALVRSGMDLGPWLVQHAVTVVSTVPTLAAMWPAEALDAVRLLIFGGEAVPPELADRLAVPGRAVWNTYGPTEATVVACAHRMEPGEPVRIGLPLDGWDLAVVDSADRPVAEGEVGELVIGGVGLARYLDPVRDAERYTPWPTLSWERGYRSGDLVRLERAGLIFAGRADDQVKVGGRRIELGEVDTALQHLPGVSGAAAAVRRTASGNQILVGYLATTEADFDVRAARDRLFAQLPAPLVPRLAVVDELPTKTSGKVDRDALPWPLPAIPARLDTDPGISGTAVWVAALWSSILGTEVTGPDDDFFDAGGGSLSAAQLVTAIRERYPDLTVADLYDHPRLGSLAAMLDESTPRVSAVPRTVAPTPPRAQLAQVGATLALLTLTGLQWVTWLALAANVSARSGGPLWLPTLSWWWTAAAFVAFITPPGRMAICVAGSRLLLHGLTPGTYPRGGATHLRLWVVQRLSEASGAESLSGAPWMVPFARALGARIGRGVDLHTLPPVTGLLELGDGCSVEPEVDLSGYWIDGDVVHIGEIVIGRGAVVGARSTLLPGARIGKNAVVEPGSAVLGTVKAGQQWAGSPAVKVGKAEYTWPQETPPRAAGWVVVYGLSSILLAGMPIAGLAAGVVLLGWWVAGTATIGAGAVRAVALLPAATIAGLAIYAVLTVVAVRLLSLGMTAGYHPVRSRIGWQVWATERLMDSARTFLFPLYAALLTPIWLRLLGARIGKGVEASTVLLIPKFTTVADGAFLADDTMIASYELGGGWLRIGEAKVGKRAFLGNSGMTAPGRRIPKNGLVAVLSAAPEKAKPGSSWLGSPPARLRRQAEDADSDRTFDPPTRLKVARGIVETCRLIPVMVTFGIGLGVLLALAALADVGYWLAALGSGMVLLIAGAVAGACAIAAKWLLVGRIQAVEHPLWSSFVWRNEVADAFVETVAAPWFARAAAGTAVMNLWLRGLGATIGRGVWCESYWLPEADLVTLGDGATVERGCVVQTHLFHDRIMTMDTVTLAPGATLGPHCVALPAAAIGAGATVGPASLVMRGDSVPPSTRWQGNPIVPWN is encoded by the coding sequence TTGTCTACGCGCGACGCTGCTCCGCCCCCCGAATCCGGCCGTCACACGATTCCCGCCGAGCTGTCGCGCTCGACCGCGGCACCGCCGGCGCGAACGTTGGTCGACATCCTGCACGCCACCGCCGCGCGGCACCCGGACGCACCGGCGATCGACGACGGAACCGTCTCGCTGAGCTACGCCGAGCTGCTCGACGCGCTGACCACGGAGACCGAACGACTGTTCCGCGCGGGCGTGCGGCCCGGCGACCGCGTCGGGGTGCGGATGCCGTCCGGATCGCACCGGCTCTACCTGACCATCCTGGCCATCCTGCATGCCGGCGCGGCGTACGTACCGGTGGATGCGGACGACCCGGCCGAACGCGCCGCGCTGGTGTTCGGCGAAGCCCAGGTGGCCGCGGTGGTCACCGACACCGGCGTGACCGGCGGCCGGGCCGGGCGAGCCGGCACGATCCGGGCCCCGACCCCGGCGGACGACGCCTGGGTGATCTTCACCTCCGGCTCGACCGGCACCCCGAAAGGTGTCGCGGTCACCCACCGCAGCGCCGCTGCGCTCGTCGACGCCGAAGCCCGGCTGTTCCACACCGACGAGCCGCTCGGCCCCGGCGATCGGGTGCTGGCCGGATTGTCGGTGGCCTTCGACGCCTCCTGCGAGGAGATGTGGCTGGCCTGGCGGCACGGCGCCTGCCTGGTCCCCGCGCCGCGCGCACTGGTACGCAGCGGAATGGATCTGGGCCCGTGGCTCGTACAGCACGCGGTCACCGTGGTCTCCACGGTGCCGACCCTGGCCGCCATGTGGCCGGCCGAAGCGCTGGACGCGGTCCGCTTGCTGATCTTCGGCGGGGAGGCGGTCCCACCGGAGCTGGCCGACCGGCTCGCGGTGCCCGGCCGGGCGGTGTGGAACACCTACGGGCCGACCGAAGCCACCGTGGTCGCGTGTGCACATCGGATGGAACCGGGCGAGCCGGTGCGGATCGGCCTCCCGCTGGACGGCTGGGATCTCGCCGTCGTCGATTCCGCCGACCGGCCGGTGGCCGAGGGCGAGGTCGGTGAGCTGGTGATCGGCGGGGTCGGGTTGGCCCGCTATCTCGACCCGGTCCGCGACGCGGAACGCTATACGCCGTGGCCGACTCTCAGCTGGGAGCGGGGCTACCGCAGTGGCGACCTGGTCCGGCTGGAGCGAGCCGGGTTGATCTTCGCCGGCCGGGCCGACGACCAGGTCAAGGTGGGCGGCCGACGGATCGAGCTGGGCGAAGTGGACACCGCGCTGCAGCACCTGCCCGGGGTCAGCGGAGCAGCCGCCGCGGTTCGTCGCACCGCCTCCGGTAACCAGATCCTGGTCGGCTACCTGGCCACCACCGAAGCCGACTTCGACGTGCGTGCCGCGCGAGACCGATTGTTCGCCCAGTTGCCCGCCCCCCTGGTGCCCCGGCTGGCGGTGGTCGACGAACTGCCGACCAAGACCTCGGGCAAGGTGGATCGGGACGCACTGCCCTGGCCGCTGCCGGCCATCCCGGCTCGGCTCGACACCGATCCCGGGATCAGCGGAACCGCGGTCTGGGTCGCCGCGCTCTGGAGCTCGATCCTGGGCACCGAGGTGACCGGCCCGGACGACGACTTCTTCGACGCGGGCGGCGGGTCGTTGTCCGCGGCGCAACTGGTCACCGCGATCCGGGAACGGTATCCCGACCTGACGGTCGCCGACCTCTACGACCATCCGCGGCTCGGTTCGCTCGCCGCGATGCTGGACGAATCGACGCCACGGGTGTCCGCCGTGCCCCGAACCGTCGCCCCGACCCCGCCGCGAGCGCAGCTGGCACAGGTCGGGGCGACCCTGGCGCTGCTGACCCTGACCGGCCTGCAATGGGTGACCTGGCTGGCGCTGGCCGCAAACGTCTCCGCCCGGTCGGGTGGCCCACTCTGGTTGCCGACCCTGTCCTGGTGGTGGACCGCGGCCGCGTTCGTCGCCTTCATCACCCCACCCGGCCGAATGGCGATCTGTGTCGCGGGGTCGCGGCTGCTGCTGCACGGCCTGACCCCCGGCACCTACCCGCGCGGCGGTGCCACGCACCTGCGGCTGTGGGTCGTGCAACGACTGTCCGAGGCCAGCGGCGCGGAAAGTCTGTCCGGCGCACCCTGGATGGTGCCGTTCGCGCGGGCCCTCGGGGCCCGGATCGGGCGCGGCGTCGACCTGCACACGCTCCCGCCGGTCACCGGGCTGCTGGAGCTGGGCGACGGCTGCTCGGTCGAACCCGAGGTCGATCTGTCCGGCTACTGGATCGACGGCGACGTGGTGCATATCGGCGAGATCGTGATCGGCCGCGGCGCCGTCGTCGGGGCCCGTTCGACGCTGCTGCCCGGTGCCCGGATCGGCAAGAACGCCGTGGTCGAGCCCGGCTCCGCCGTGCTCGGAACGGTGAAAGCCGGCCAGCAGTGGGCCGGTTCGCCGGCGGTGAAGGTGGGCAAGGCCGAGTACACCTGGCCGCAGGAAACCCCACCACGCGCGGCGGGCTGGGTGGTGGTCTACGGGCTGTCGTCGATCCTGCTCGCCGGGATGCCGATCGCCGGCCTGGCCGCCGGGGTGGTGCTGCTCGGCTGGTGGGTCGCCGGCACCGCGACGATCGGCGCCGGCGCAGTTCGGGCGGTGGCGCTGCTGCCGGCGGCCACGATCGCCGGCTTGGCGATCTACGCCGTGCTGACGGTCGTGGCGGTGCGGTTGCTCAGCCTCGGGATGACCGCCGGCTACCACCCGGTGCGGAGCCGGATCGGCTGGCAGGTGTGGGCCACGGAACGGCTGATGGACTCCGCTCGCACCTTCCTCTTTCCGCTCTACGCCGCGCTGCTCACCCCGATCTGGCTGCGGCTGCTCGGCGCCCGGATCGGCAAGGGGGTGGAAGCCTCCACGGTGTTGCTGATCCCGAAGTTCACCACCGTCGCCGACGGCGCCTTCCTGGCCGACGACACGATGATCGCCAGCTACGAGCTCGGTGGCGGCTGGCTCCGGATCGGCGAGGCAAAGGTCGGCAAGCGGGCCTTTCTCGGCAATTCCGGGATGACCGCGCCGGGCCGGCGGATCCCGAAGAACGGCCTGGTCGCAGTGCTGTCGGCGGCTCCGGAGAAGGCAAAGCCCGGATCGTCGTGGCTGGGCAGTCCGCCGGCCCGGCTGCGTCGGCAGGCCGAGGACGCCGACAGCGATCGCACCTTTGATCCGCCCACCCGGTTGAAGGTGGCACGCGGGATCGTGGAGACCTGTCGGCTGATCCCGGTGATGGTCACCTTCGGCATCGGGCTCGGCGTCCTGCTCGCCCTGGCCGCACTGGCCGATGTCGGCTACTGGCTGGCTGCGTTGGGTTCCGGAATGGTGCTGCTGATCGCCGGCGCGGTAGCCGGCGCCTGCGCGATCGCGGCCAAGTGGCTGCTGGTCGGCCGGATCCAGGCCGTCGAGCACCCGCTGTGGAGCTCGTTCGTCTGGCGCAACGAGGTCGCCGACGCGTTCGTCGAGACGGTCGCTGCACCCTGGTTCGCCCGAGCTGCGGCCGGGACCGCGGTGATGAACCTGTGGCTGCGCGGGCTCGGCGCGACGATCGGACGCGGAGTGTGGTGCGAGTCCTACTGGCTGCCCGAGGCCGACCTGGTCACGCTCGGCGACGGCGCCACCGTGGAACGCGGCTGCGTGGTGCAGACCCACCTGTTCCACGACCGGATCATGACGATGGACACCGTCACCCTCGCCCCGGGCGCCACCCTGGGCCCACATTGCGTCGCCTTGCCGGCCGCGGCGATCGGCGCGGGCGCCACCGTCGGGCCCGCCTCGCTGGTCATGCGCGGCGACTCGGTACCGCCGTCCACCCGCTGGCAGGGCAACCCGATCGTGCCGTGGAACTGA
- a CDS encoding MarR family winged helix-turn-helix transcriptional regulator, whose translation MGADAIDRIGASLGRLQRVREWAAANVAAQLRAPAPEGSRAAAPDLAAYHSLLRLVADGPMRASVLAEALHADASTVSRQTAQLVEFGLVERLADPADGRVSILVPTEHGYGLADRIKRHRRSKLAQITADWSPGDVVVFAGLLERFIDGMEQLRAEPAALPPNGTKETT comes from the coding sequence GTGGGCGCAGATGCGATCGATCGGATCGGTGCTTCGTTGGGTCGGCTGCAGCGGGTACGCGAGTGGGCGGCCGCGAACGTGGCCGCCCAGCTGCGGGCACCGGCCCCGGAGGGCAGCCGGGCGGCGGCGCCCGACCTGGCCGCGTACCACTCGCTGCTGCGGCTCGTCGCCGACGGTCCGATGCGCGCGAGTGTCCTGGCCGAGGCATTGCACGCCGATGCGTCGACGGTGAGCCGGCAGACCGCCCAGCTGGTCGAGTTCGGCCTGGTCGAGCGGCTCGCCGATCCGGCCGACGGCCGGGTCAGCATCCTGGTCCCGACCGAGCACGGCTACGGCCTCGCCGACCGGATCAAGCGGCATCGGCGCAGCAAGTTGGCTCAGATCACCGCGGACTGGTCGCCGGGTGACGTGGTGGTTTTTGCCGGGTTGCTGGAGCGATTCATCGACGGGATGGAGCAGTTGCGGGCCGAACCCGCCGCGCTACCGCCGAACGGTACGAAGGAGACGACGTGA
- a CDS encoding flavin reductase family protein has protein sequence MSTDNAVSTDHAVSTDHAAPTGLAGTTDPITADRYRSAMRRYPAGVTIVTLAGADRPVGFTATSFASLSAQPPLISFNIAETSSSIDALRAADSLVVHFLGEHQQHLAQRFAADADQRFADRSLWSTLETGEPVLHGTPIWLRTRMYRLLPIGDHTLVIGLVTRVHDDVDGPVAAPLLYHDGAYHKPIRLH, from the coding sequence ATGTCGACTGACAACGCGGTGTCGACTGACCACGCGGTGTCGACCGACCACGCGGCGCCGACCGGCCTCGCCGGCACCACCGATCCGATCACCGCGGACCGCTACCGGTCGGCCATGCGCCGCTACCCGGCCGGCGTCACGATCGTGACCTTGGCCGGCGCCGATCGCCCGGTCGGCTTCACGGCCACCTCCTTCGCGTCGCTCTCCGCACAACCGCCGCTGATCTCGTTCAACATCGCCGAGACCTCGTCCAGCATCGATGCGCTCCGGGCGGCCGACTCGCTGGTCGTCCACTTCCTCGGCGAACACCAACAACACCTGGCCCAGCGCTTCGCCGCCGACGCCGATCAGCGGTTCGCCGACCGGTCGTTGTGGAGCACGCTGGAAACCGGTGAGCCGGTGCTGCACGGCACCCCGATCTGGCTGCGCACCCGGATGTATCGACTGCTGCCGATCGGCGATCACACGCTGGTGATCGGCCTGGTCACCCGCGTGCACGACGACGTCGACGGGCCCGTCGCGGCACCGCTGCTTTACCACGACGGCGCCTATCACAAGCCCATCCGGTTGCATTGA
- a CDS encoding crotonase/enoyl-CoA hydratase family protein, with amino-acid sequence MSSTSWQAFTVETDQHVAEVTLTGPGKGNAMGPDFWRELPEIFGSLDADPEVRAVVLAGTGRNFSYGLDLPAMSPLFGPLLAERALVAPRTDFLNEIRRMQAAITSVAECRKPVVAAVQGWCIGGGLDLISAVDIRYASADATFSLREAKLAIVADMGSLHRLPPIIGDGRLRELAFTGKDIDAARAEKIGLVNEVFPDAAATLAAARGTAAEIAALPPLTVHGVKDVLGRERAGVVADGLRYVAAWNAAFLPSEDITEAITATFEKRPPEFKGR; translated from the coding sequence ATGAGTAGCACCTCGTGGCAGGCCTTCACCGTCGAGACCGACCAGCATGTCGCGGAGGTGACGCTGACCGGTCCGGGCAAGGGGAACGCGATGGGCCCGGACTTCTGGCGGGAGCTGCCGGAGATCTTCGGTTCACTTGATGCCGATCCCGAGGTGCGTGCGGTCGTGCTCGCGGGCACGGGCCGCAACTTCTCCTACGGACTGGATCTGCCGGCGATGTCGCCGCTGTTCGGGCCGCTGCTCGCCGAGCGCGCACTGGTCGCGCCACGCACCGATTTTCTGAACGAGATCCGGCGGATGCAGGCGGCGATCACCTCGGTCGCCGAATGCCGCAAGCCGGTTGTGGCCGCGGTGCAGGGCTGGTGCATCGGCGGTGGGCTCGACCTGATCTCGGCGGTGGACATCCGCTACGCCAGCGCGGATGCCACATTCAGCCTGCGCGAAGCGAAGCTGGCGATCGTCGCCGACATGGGTTCGCTGCACCGGTTGCCGCCGATCATCGGCGATGGTCGACTGCGGGAGTTGGCGTTCACCGGAAAGGACATCGACGCCGCCCGGGCGGAGAAGATCGGCCTGGTCAACGAGGTCTTCCCGGATGCCGCAGCGACCCTGGCGGCAGCGCGGGGCACCGCGGCCGAGATCGCGGCGCTACCACCGCTGACCGTGCACGGGGTCAAGGATGTGCTCGGTCGGGAGCGCGCCGGTGTGGTGGCCGACGGCCTGCGGTACGTGGCGGCGTGGAATGCGGCGTTCCTGCCGTCGGAGGACATCACCGAAGCGATCACGGCGACGTTCGAGAAGCGTCCACCGGAATTCAAGGGTAGGTAA